In a single window of the Nocardiopsis composta genome:
- a CDS encoding carbohydrate ABC transporter permease translates to MSTRSGRAAARGLQYLALCGYLVFLGFPLVWLVSTAFKTPQEMALLDPTWIPGAPTVQNFAAAFGEQDLVGAAQRSLVVALASAALVVAIALPAAYALARYRSRVNSAALGWVLVSQVFPFILVIIPLFMVLRAMGLVNTLPGLVIVHVTFCLPFVLWMLQGYVRGVPRVLEEAAAVDGAGRWRTVLSVIAPLLAPGVAASLMFGFVSSWNEFLFALILLKDPEIQTLPLALVRFTGPEGVVRLGPLAAASVLATLPSLLFFSFIQRRLKGGAVTGAVKG, encoded by the coding sequence ATGAGCACGCGAAGCGGGCGCGCGGCGGCGCGCGGACTGCAGTACCTCGCCCTCTGCGGCTACCTGGTCTTCCTCGGGTTCCCGCTGGTGTGGCTGGTCTCCACCGCGTTCAAGACGCCCCAGGAGATGGCGCTGCTCGACCCGACCTGGATCCCCGGGGCACCGACGGTGCAGAACTTCGCGGCGGCCTTCGGCGAGCAGGACCTGGTCGGCGCCGCCCAGCGGAGCCTGGTGGTCGCCCTGGCCTCGGCCGCGCTGGTGGTGGCGATCGCGCTGCCCGCCGCCTACGCGCTGGCCCGGTACCGGTCCCGGGTGAACTCCGCGGCGCTGGGCTGGGTGCTGGTCAGCCAGGTGTTCCCGTTCATCCTGGTCATCATCCCGCTGTTCATGGTGCTGCGCGCGATGGGCCTGGTGAACACGCTGCCGGGGCTGGTGATCGTGCACGTCACGTTCTGCCTGCCGTTCGTGCTGTGGATGCTGCAGGGCTATGTCCGCGGGGTGCCGCGGGTGCTGGAGGAGGCCGCCGCGGTGGACGGCGCCGGGCGGTGGCGGACTGTGCTCAGCGTCATCGCCCCGCTGCTGGCCCCCGGGGTGGCCGCGTCGCTGATGTTCGGCTTCGTCTCCTCCTGGAACGAGTTCCTGTTCGCGCTGATCCTGCTCAAGGACCCCGAGATCCAGACGCTGCCGCTGGCCCTGGTGCGGTTCACCGGGCCCGAAGGCGTGGTCCGGCTCGGCCCGCTGGCCGCCGCCTCGGTCCTGGCGACCCTGCCCAGCCTGCTGTTCTTCTCCTTCATCCAGCGCCGCCTCAAGGGCGGCGCGGTCACCGGCGCGGTGAAGGGGTGA
- a CDS encoding LacI family DNA-binding transcriptional regulator codes for MARSNPTVITIAEEAGVSIASVSRVFNGQPVREETRIRVMAAAERVGYVPNAVARSLKSSRTDQVAFAVEDIGNPVYLAMLRQIQPVLKEAGYRLVLHSTGADTDEEIEVLRGLGQRYADGLIISPIRVTERHLAEFRKAPAPVVVIGSLSEDSPVDNVRADSRTGVELAVDHLLGLGRRRIGFVDGPLDTVPGGARDEGYRAAMARRGLPVDEDLVHVGGFDRATGAAAMRRMLHGGAPIPDALLCANDLIALGVLDELRSAGLAVPHDVAVVGMDDTDLAAASWPALTSVSLGSAERGRRAAALLLERLADPDALLAPRVVTVAPHLVVRASTGGEHGTADGRPAAD; via the coding sequence GTGGCGCGCAGCAACCCGACGGTCATCACCATCGCGGAAGAGGCGGGGGTGTCGATCGCGTCGGTGTCGCGGGTCTTCAACGGGCAACCGGTGCGGGAGGAGACCCGGATCCGGGTGATGGCGGCCGCCGAGCGGGTCGGGTACGTGCCCAACGCCGTCGCCCGGTCGCTGAAGTCCAGCCGCACCGACCAGGTCGCCTTCGCCGTCGAGGACATCGGCAACCCCGTCTACCTGGCAATGCTCCGCCAGATCCAGCCCGTGCTCAAAGAGGCCGGCTACCGGCTCGTGCTGCACTCCACCGGGGCCGACACCGACGAGGAGATCGAGGTGCTGCGCGGCCTGGGGCAGCGCTACGCCGACGGGCTGATCATCAGCCCCATCCGGGTGACCGAGCGGCACCTGGCCGAGTTCCGCAAGGCCCCCGCCCCGGTCGTGGTGATCGGCTCGCTGTCCGAGGACAGCCCGGTGGACAACGTCCGCGCCGACTCGCGCACCGGCGTGGAGCTGGCCGTCGACCACCTGCTCGGCCTGGGGCGGCGGCGCATCGGGTTCGTCGACGGCCCGCTGGACACCGTGCCCGGCGGCGCCCGGGACGAGGGCTACCGGGCCGCGATGGCCCGCCGCGGCCTCCCGGTCGACGAGGACCTGGTGCACGTCGGCGGCTTCGACCGGGCCACCGGCGCCGCCGCGATGCGCCGGATGCTGCACGGCGGCGCCCCGATCCCCGACGCGCTGCTCTGCGCCAACGACCTGATCGCCCTGGGCGTCCTGGACGAGCTGCGCTCGGCCGGCCTCGCGGTCCCGCACGACGTCGCCGTGGTCGGCATGGACGACACCGACCTGGCCGCGGCCTCCTGGCCGGCGCTGACCAGCGTCAGCCTGGGGTCGGCCGAACGCGGCCGGCGCGCCGCGGCGCTGCTGCTGGAGCGGCTGGCCGACCCGGACGCGCTGCTCGCGCCGCGGGTGGTCACCGTCGCCCCGCACCTGGTGGTGCGCGCCTCCACGGGAGGTGAGCATGGCACCGCCGATGGCCGCCCCGCCGCGGACTGA
- a CDS encoding carbohydrate ABC transporter permease produces MAPPMAAPPRTEPPGPAARRPRRRQRTGGGTPWALIAPALVPVVLFSVAPLLYGFYLSLTDARAGLNVDAGFVGLGNFADLLADGDFWASFRIGLVWSVGVTALQLLAGMGLALLLDLDLRLRWVARTLAMVPWAMPPVIVGLMWKLVYHPDAGILNAALRDAGLVSGGIDWLNDFSYVLPAIIVVGVWTGMPQTTIVLLAGLQGVPRELHEAAQVDGAGVWRRFRAVTLPQLRTVITTITSLNFVWNMNEFALVYVLTQGGPGGRTRLPMLYAYEEAFRYGFFGYAAAMGVAIVLVVLAVLGMYLRRRMREAE; encoded by the coding sequence ATGGCACCGCCGATGGCCGCCCCGCCGCGGACTGAACCGCCCGGCCCCGCGGCGCGGCGCCCGCGCCGGAGGCAGCGGACCGGCGGCGGGACGCCCTGGGCGCTGATCGCGCCGGCCCTGGTGCCGGTGGTGCTGTTCAGCGTGGCGCCGCTGCTCTACGGCTTCTACCTGTCCCTCACCGACGCCCGGGCCGGGCTCAACGTCGACGCGGGCTTCGTGGGCCTGGGCAACTTCGCCGACCTGCTGGCCGACGGCGACTTCTGGGCGTCGTTCCGGATCGGCCTGGTCTGGTCGGTCGGGGTCACCGCGCTGCAGCTGCTGGCGGGCATGGGGCTGGCCCTCCTGCTCGACCTGGACCTGCGGCTGCGCTGGGTGGCCCGCACCCTGGCGATGGTGCCGTGGGCGATGCCGCCGGTGATCGTCGGCCTGATGTGGAAGCTCGTCTACCACCCGGATGCGGGCATCCTCAACGCCGCGCTGCGCGACGCCGGACTGGTCTCCGGCGGCATCGACTGGCTGAACGACTTCTCCTACGTGCTACCGGCCATCATCGTGGTCGGCGTGTGGACGGGCATGCCGCAGACCACCATCGTGCTGCTGGCCGGCCTGCAGGGCGTCCCCCGGGAGCTGCACGAGGCCGCCCAGGTGGACGGGGCCGGGGTGTGGCGGCGGTTCCGCGCGGTCACCCTGCCCCAGCTGCGCACCGTCATCACCACCATCACCTCGCTGAACTTCGTGTGGAACATGAACGAGTTCGCCCTGGTGTACGTGCTCACCCAGGGCGGGCCGGGCGGCCGCACCCGGCTGCCCATGCTCTACGCCTACGAGGAGGCGTTCCGCTACGGGTTCTTCGGCTACGCGGCGGCGATGGGCGTGGCGATCGTCCTGGTGGTGCTCGCGGTGCTCGGCATGTACCTGCGCCGGCGGATGCGGGAGGCGGAATGA